Proteins from a genomic interval of Lysobacter arenosi:
- a CDS encoding M1 family metallopeptidase gives MRRFLVTAIALALAGNCATAMAAAPATMTDTAATQATTTQLPRNVRPTHYDVAIVPHAQTLTFDGQVTITLDVLEPTTTITLQAVDMTFASAKLSPATGKGKAVAAKVGVDADAQTATFTFDKPLAVGSYRLAMDYSGKIGTQANGLFAIDYDTKAGKKRALFTQFENSDARRMIPSWDEPSHKATFTLEATVPSGEMAVSNMPATATTDLGNGLTRVRFAQSPKMSTYLLFFSQGEFDRATAKLGETEVGVITQKGVVDQAKFALDSSVDVLREYNDYFGTPYPLPKLDNVASPGASQFFSAMENWGAIFTFEHTLLLDPAFSTQSDKQRVFSVAAHEIAHQWFGDLVTMSWWDDLWLNEGFATWMASRTTQKLHPEWNTQLNAVAGREGAMSRDAVATTHPVVQHVETVEQASQAFDAITYQKGGAVIRMLEGYVGEEAWREGVRNYMKAHAYGNTVSDDLWKQVQAAAGKPILDIAHDFTLQPGIPMITVQSATCSNGKTTLKLAQGEFTKDRPDKQPLSWRVPVIAQAVGGEPVRTIVEGGSGSLDVPGCGPVVVNAGQSGYYRTLYSPEQFASIRTGFAKLPAIDQLGLMGDTWALGLAGLQSPANYLDLVKATPAASDPQIWGDIAGKLDSLNDYYQGDVARQTRFRKFAIAQLAPVFARVGWDEKQGEADPVKILRTRLIDTLSSLGDDKVIAEARRRYAAQDTDPAAVPAALRKTILAVVARHADAATWDQLHAAAQAEKTPLMKDELYQMLSSSEDKALAQRALELALTDEPGATNSAGMIRAVASQHPELAFDFAMDHMNDVNKRVDSSSRSRYYPGLANGSLDPAMVGKIQSYAEQHLAAGSRRDANTAVANVIYRVKVRNERLPAVDAWLKKHGG, from the coding sequence ATGCGTCGTTTTCTGGTTACCGCTATCGCGCTGGCATTGGCCGGCAACTGTGCCACCGCCATGGCAGCTGCACCCGCAACCATGACCGATACCGCCGCCACGCAGGCCACCACCACGCAGCTGCCGCGCAACGTGCGTCCGACCCATTACGACGTCGCGATCGTGCCGCATGCGCAGACGCTGACCTTCGATGGCCAGGTGACGATCACGCTGGACGTGCTGGAACCGACCACCACCATCACCCTGCAGGCCGTGGACATGACCTTCGCTTCGGCGAAGCTGTCGCCCGCCACCGGCAAGGGCAAGGCTGTCGCGGCCAAGGTCGGCGTCGATGCCGACGCGCAGACCGCCACCTTCACCTTCGACAAGCCGCTGGCCGTGGGCAGCTATCGCCTGGCGATGGACTACAGCGGCAAGATCGGCACCCAGGCCAACGGCCTGTTCGCGATCGACTACGACACCAAGGCCGGCAAGAAGCGCGCACTGTTCACGCAGTTCGAGAACTCCGATGCGCGCCGCATGATCCCGTCCTGGGACGAGCCGTCGCACAAGGCCACCTTCACCCTCGAGGCCACCGTGCCGAGCGGCGAGATGGCGGTCAGCAACATGCCGGCGACGGCGACCACGGACCTTGGCAACGGCCTGACGCGCGTGCGCTTCGCGCAGTCGCCGAAGATGTCGACCTACCTGCTGTTCTTCAGCCAGGGCGAGTTTGACCGCGCCACCGCCAAGCTGGGCGAGACCGAAGTCGGCGTGATCACGCAGAAGGGCGTGGTCGACCAGGCGAAGTTCGCGCTTGATTCCTCGGTTGACGTGCTGCGCGAGTACAACGATTACTTCGGCACGCCGTATCCGCTGCCCAAGCTCGACAACGTGGCATCGCCCGGCGCCAGCCAGTTCTTCAGCGCCATGGAAAACTGGGGCGCGATCTTCACCTTCGAGCACACCCTGCTGCTCGACCCGGCCTTCTCCACCCAGTCCGACAAGCAGCGCGTGTTCTCGGTCGCCGCGCACGAGATCGCCCACCAGTGGTTTGGTGACCTGGTGACGATGAGCTGGTGGGACGACCTGTGGCTCAACGAAGGGTTCGCCACCTGGATGGCTTCGCGCACGACGCAGAAGCTGCACCCGGAATGGAACACCCAGCTCAATGCCGTGGCCGGTCGCGAAGGCGCGATGAGCCGCGATGCCGTGGCCACGACGCATCCGGTGGTGCAGCACGTGGAAACCGTCGAGCAAGCCAGCCAGGCCTTCGACGCCATCACTTACCAGAAGGGCGGAGCGGTGATCCGCATGCTCGAGGGTTACGTCGGTGAAGAGGCGTGGCGCGAAGGCGTGCGCAACTACATGAAGGCGCACGCTTACGGCAACACGGTGTCCGACGACCTGTGGAAGCAGGTGCAGGCCGCCGCCGGCAAGCCCATCCTCGACATCGCCCATGACTTCACCCTGCAGCCGGGCATCCCGATGATCACGGTGCAGTCGGCGACCTGCAGCAACGGCAAGACCACGCTCAAGCTCGCGCAGGGCGAATTCACCAAGGACCGTCCGGACAAGCAGCCGCTGTCGTGGCGCGTGCCGGTGATCGCGCAGGCGGTCGGCGGTGAGCCGGTGCGCACGATAGTGGAGGGCGGCTCCGGTTCGCTCGACGTGCCCGGTTGCGGCCCGGTCGTGGTCAACGCCGGCCAGAGCGGCTACTACCGCACGCTGTACTCGCCGGAGCAGTTCGCCTCGATCCGCACCGGCTTCGCCAAGCTGCCGGCGATCGACCAGCTTGGCCTGATGGGCGACACCTGGGCGCTGGGCCTGGCCGGCCTGCAGTCGCCGGCCAACTACCTCGACCTGGTCAAGGCCACGCCGGCCGCGTCCGATCCGCAGATCTGGGGTGACATCGCCGGCAAGCTCGACAGCCTCAACGACTACTACCAGGGCGACGTCGCCCGCCAGACCCGCTTCCGCAAGTTCGCTATCGCCCAGCTGGCGCCGGTGTTCGCACGCGTCGGTTGGGACGAGAAGCAGGGCGAGGCCGATCCGGTCAAGATCCTGCGCACGCGCCTGATCGACACGCTCAGCTCGCTGGGCGATGACAAGGTGATCGCCGAGGCCCGTCGTCGTTACGCGGCACAGGACACCGATCCGGCTGCCGTGCCGGCGGCGTTGCGCAAGACCATCCTCGCGGTGGTCGCACGCCACGCCGATGCCGCCACGTGGGACCAGCTGCACGCCGCCGCACAGGCGGAAAAGACGCCGCTGATGAAGGACGAGCTGTACCAGATGCTGTCCTCGAGCGAGGACAAGGCGCTGGCGCAGCGCGCACTCGAGCTGGCGTTGACCGACGAGCCGGGTGCGACCAACAGCGCCGGAATGATCCGCGCTGTCGCTTCGCAGCATCCGGAGCTGGCGTTCGACTTCGCCATGGACCACATGAACGACGTCAACAAGCGCGTCGACTCGTCCTCGCGCAGCCGCTACTACCCGGGTCTGGCCAACGGCTCGCTGGATCCGGCGATGGTCGGCAAGATCCAGTCGTATGCGGAGCAGCACCTCGCCGCCGGTTCGCGCCGCGACGCCAACACCGCGGTCGCCAACGTGATCTACCGCGTGAAGGTTCGCAACGAGCGGTTGCCGGCGGTGGATGCGTGGTTGAAGAAGCACGGCGGCTGA
- a CDS encoding mechanosensitive ion channel family protein, translated as MSTGNDLVARPGRGRRARTLILAIVLAALAPVATAAAPPAQSGSSLTADTAPATPPPATESTVRFFNRDIMTMRSTLLGRSPELRARTAEANIEQVVQRPGTPTVAFENIPQGSLVLLGGQLVAMYTPADLDALNHQTMAQARAEIARNLTQAVQAAERDHAPRQLLNGVLMSLLATVVAALAILVLLWLRRQIESRFQRWIEIRVQTLRQESTRHVVTSLRTFINWFKRLVIWLIALLVLEEWLRFVLGQFGFTQPWSQRMTGWIVDLFAGWGQAIAGAVPGLVAAFVILFLARILANTLSMTFRAVESGRFQLFGIDDQLAEPTRKLLVAVVWLFAVAMAYPYLPGAQTDAFKGLSVLVGLMISLGASSIVAQAAGGFTLLYARTMAVGDLVRIGEVEGQVLQIGLFTTRLRNLMGVEISVPNNVVLGGQLHNYSRNPDGPGLWLETGVTIGYDSPWRQVHRLLLGAAAKTAKIQQTPAPYVLQTALSDFYVEYKLRARILEPFLRPFVLTELHANIQDAFNEAGVQIMSPNYEADPEQPKMVERTHWEGVPSPLAARPPSGD; from the coding sequence GTGAGCACGGGAAACGATCTTGTTGCGCGACCTGGCCGTGGCCGGCGCGCGCGTACGCTGATCCTCGCGATCGTGCTGGCGGCGCTGGCGCCAGTCGCGACCGCAGCCGCTCCGCCCGCACAGAGCGGCAGCAGCCTCACCGCGGACACGGCACCGGCGACACCCCCGCCGGCCACCGAATCGACGGTCCGGTTCTTCAACCGCGACATCATGACGATGCGCAGCACCCTGCTCGGCCGCTCGCCCGAGCTGCGCGCGCGCACCGCCGAAGCCAACATCGAGCAGGTGGTGCAACGGCCGGGCACGCCCACGGTGGCATTCGAGAACATCCCGCAGGGATCGCTGGTGCTGCTGGGCGGGCAACTGGTGGCGATGTACACACCCGCCGACCTGGATGCACTGAACCACCAGACCATGGCCCAGGCCCGCGCCGAGATCGCGCGCAACCTCACGCAGGCCGTGCAGGCGGCCGAACGCGACCACGCGCCGCGGCAACTGCTCAATGGCGTGCTGATGTCATTGCTGGCGACCGTCGTCGCCGCGCTGGCGATTCTCGTGCTGCTGTGGCTGCGGCGGCAGATCGAATCGCGCTTCCAGCGCTGGATCGAGATCCGCGTGCAGACGCTGCGCCAGGAATCCACGCGCCACGTCGTGACCAGCCTGCGCACCTTCATCAACTGGTTCAAACGCCTGGTGATATGGCTGATCGCGCTGCTGGTGCTGGAGGAATGGCTGCGCTTCGTGCTGGGCCAGTTCGGCTTCACCCAGCCGTGGTCGCAACGCATGACGGGCTGGATCGTCGACCTGTTCGCGGGCTGGGGCCAGGCGATCGCCGGCGCCGTGCCGGGCCTGGTGGCGGCGTTCGTGATCCTGTTCCTCGCCCGCATCCTCGCCAACACCCTGAGCATGACTTTCCGCGCCGTGGAGAGCGGCCGCTTCCAGTTGTTCGGCATCGATGACCAGTTGGCCGAACCCACCCGCAAGCTGCTGGTGGCGGTGGTCTGGCTGTTCGCCGTGGCGATGGCGTATCCCTACCTGCCCGGCGCGCAGACCGACGCGTTCAAGGGCCTGAGCGTGCTGGTCGGCCTGATGATCTCGCTGGGCGCATCCAGCATCGTCGCCCAGGCGGCCGGCGGTTTCACGCTGCTCTATGCGCGCACGATGGCGGTCGGCGACCTGGTGCGGATCGGCGAGGTCGAAGGCCAGGTCCTGCAGATCGGGCTGTTCACCACCCGCCTGCGCAACCTGATGGGCGTGGAGATCAGCGTCCCCAACAACGTCGTGCTCGGCGGCCAGTTGCACAACTACTCGCGCAATCCCGACGGCCCGGGTCTCTGGCTCGAGACCGGCGTGACCATTGGCTACGACTCGCCGTGGCGACAGGTGCACCGACTGCTGCTGGGTGCGGCGGCGAAGACCGCGAAGATCCAGCAAACGCCGGCGCCGTATGTCCTGCAGACCGCGCTGTCGGACTTCTACGTCGAGTACAAGCTGCGCGCGCGCATCCTCGAGCCGTTCCTGCGCCCGTTCGTGCTGACCGAACTGCACGCCAACATCCAGGACGCGTTCAACGAAGCCGGCGTGCAGATCATGTCGCCCAACTACGAAGCCGACCCCGAGCAGCCAAAGATGGTCGAACGGACCCACTGGGAAGGCGTGCCGTCGCCGCTGGCGGCGCGGCCGCCGTCAGGCGACTGA
- a CDS encoding adenylosuccinate synthase, with protein sequence MGQSVVVLGAQWGDEGKGKIVDLLTKEIGAVVRFQGGHNAGHTLVIGGKKTVLHLIPSGILRPDALCLIGNGVVLSPAALQKEIGELESNGVEVRSRLKISPATPLIMPYHIALDQAREKAAGGKAIGTTGRGIGPAYEDKVARRGIRIADLHYPQQLAEKLRSTMDYHNFVLTKYLGVEAVDFQKTLDEALAFGEYVEPMKSDVAGILHELRKQGKRVLFEGAQGSLLDIDHGTYPYVTSSNTTVGGAYAGTGVGADAIDYVLGIAKAYATRVGGGPFPTELDDDVGQGLRDRGQEYGATTGRPRRCGWMDIVALRRAVAVNGITGLCITKLDVLDGMEKLKICIAYEYRGKRTEYAPLDAAGWEECTPVYLEFPGWEENTHNVTEWDKLPAAARAYLRALEELAGCPLAIVSTGPDRDANIVLQDPFA encoded by the coding sequence ATGGGTCAGTCAGTCGTCGTTCTCGGTGCCCAATGGGGCGATGAAGGCAAGGGCAAGATCGTCGATCTGCTCACCAAGGAGATCGGCGCCGTCGTGCGCTTCCAGGGTGGCCACAATGCCGGCCATACCCTCGTCATCGGCGGCAAGAAGACCGTCCTGCACCTGATTCCGTCCGGCATCCTGCGCCCCGACGCGCTGTGCCTGATCGGCAACGGCGTGGTGCTGTCCCCGGCTGCGCTGCAGAAGGAAATCGGCGAGCTCGAGAGCAACGGCGTGGAAGTGCGTTCGCGCCTGAAGATCAGCCCGGCCACGCCGCTGATCATGCCGTACCACATCGCCCTGGATCAGGCCCGCGAGAAGGCCGCCGGCGGCAAGGCCATCGGCACCACCGGCCGCGGCATCGGCCCGGCGTATGAAGACAAGGTGGCGCGTCGCGGCATCCGCATCGCCGACCTGCATTACCCGCAGCAGCTCGCCGAGAAGCTGCGCAGCACGATGGATTACCACAACTTCGTACTGACCAAGTACCTGGGCGTGGAGGCGGTCGACTTCCAGAAGACGCTCGACGAGGCGCTGGCCTTCGGTGAGTACGTCGAGCCGATGAAGTCCGACGTCGCCGGCATCCTTCACGAGCTGCGCAAGCAGGGCAAGCGCGTGCTGTTCGAAGGCGCGCAGGGTTCGCTGCTCGACATCGACCACGGCACCTATCCGTACGTGACCTCGTCCAACACCACCGTCGGCGGCGCGTATGCCGGTACCGGCGTCGGCGCGGATGCGATCGACTACGTGCTCGGCATCGCCAAGGCCTACGCCACGCGCGTGGGTGGTGGTCCGTTCCCGACCGAGCTCGACGACGACGTCGGCCAGGGTCTGCGTGACCGCGGCCAGGAGTACGGTGCCACCACCGGTCGTCCGCGTCGCTGCGGCTGGATGGACATCGTCGCGCTGCGTCGTGCGGTCGCCGTCAATGGCATCACTGGTCTGTGCATCACCAAGCTTGACGTGCTCGACGGCATGGAGAAGCTGAAGATCTGCATCGCGTACGAGTACCGCGGCAAGCGCACCGAGTACGCGCCGCTCGACGCGGCAGGCTGGGAAGAGTGCACGCCGGTGTACCTGGAGTTCCCGGGCTGGGAAGAGAACACCCACAACGTCACCGAGTGGGACAAGCTGCCGGCCGCCGCACGCGCTTACCTGCGCGCGCTGGAAGAACTGGCCGGTTGCCCGCTGGCGATCGTCTCGACCGGTCCGGACCGCGACGCCAACATCGTTCTGCAGGATCCGTTCGCCTGA
- a CDS encoding DUF2065 domain-containing protein: MLLELLSAVCLVAVLEGLFLFVAPRGWKRAAEQLHALPDRHLRVVGAVVVGLGLLSLWLVRL, from the coding sequence ATGCTGCTGGAACTGTTGTCGGCCGTTTGCCTGGTGGCGGTGCTGGAGGGGTTGTTCCTCTTCGTTGCGCCGCGCGGCTGGAAGCGCGCCGCCGAGCAGTTGCACGCGCTGCCGGACCGGCATCTGCGTGTGGTCGGGGCGGTCGTGGTGGGGCTGGGGCTGCTGTCGTTGTGGCTGGTGCGGCTGTAG
- the hflC gene encoding protease modulator HflC → MRFSLWIAAVVAALFALLGSMFVVTEGRTAIVLNLGRVVRTDIGPGLHFKWPLVETARVFDRRLQVLDAEPERYLTADKQNVSVDFFALGRIENSRAFYRATGGDEVTAVDRLAPIIKDSLRNEINARTLQQVVSGDRTSVIGKQLDAINVGAATLGVKIVDIRIKRIELPQDSNVLGSVYNQMRSQRLQVASQLRAEGVEQAQAIRAQADREKLVIVAEAERDAQKLRGEGDAEATRLYAQAANRDPSFYAFQRSLEAYRKAFSDGEGVIVLDRDDPFLQYLKSDR, encoded by the coding sequence ATGAGATTCTCCCTTTGGATTGCCGCGGTGGTTGCCGCGCTGTTCGCGCTGCTCGGCTCGATGTTCGTCGTCACCGAAGGCCGCACCGCGATCGTGCTCAACCTCGGTCGCGTCGTGCGCACCGACATCGGTCCGGGCCTGCACTTCAAGTGGCCGCTGGTCGAGACGGCGCGCGTGTTCGACCGTCGCCTGCAGGTGCTCGATGCCGAGCCGGAGCGTTACCTGACCGCCGACAAGCAGAACGTCAGCGTCGACTTCTTCGCGCTGGGCCGGATCGAGAATTCGCGCGCGTTCTACCGCGCCACCGGTGGTGACGAGGTCACCGCGGTCGATCGCCTGGCGCCGATCATCAAGGATTCGCTGCGCAACGAGATCAATGCGCGCACGCTGCAGCAGGTCGTTTCCGGCGATCGCACGTCGGTGATCGGCAAGCAGCTCGATGCGATCAACGTCGGTGCTGCCACGCTCGGCGTGAAGATCGTCGACATCCGCATCAAGCGCATCGAACTGCCGCAGGACAGCAACGTGCTCGGTTCGGTCTACAACCAGATGCGCAGCCAGCGTCTGCAGGTGGCCAGCCAGCTGCGCGCCGAAGGCGTCGAGCAGGCCCAGGCGATCCGCGCCCAGGCCGATCGCGAGAAGCTGGTGATCGTGGCCGAGGCAGAACGCGATGCGCAGAAGCTGCGCGGTGAGGGCGATGCCGAGGCCACGCGTCTGTATGCGCAGGCGGCCAACCGCGATCCGTCCTTCTATGCGTTCCAGCGCAGCCTGGAGGCGTACCGCAAGGCATTCTCCGATGGCGAGGGCGTGATCGTGCTCGACCGCGACGATCCGTTCCTGCAGTACCTCAAATCGGATCGTTGA
- the hflK gene encoding FtsH protease activity modulator HflK — translation MAWNTPGSDNSGGSNGRTPRRRPNGRGLDALLDPLRGLFGGGAGGGGNILRWVGIVVGLWLVFNCFVLVTEQERGVVLRFGQFSRVLQPGPHFKAPWPIERVTKVNATQSNAYSDTVPVFTRDANMVNVEINVQYRIGDPQLYLFGSRDADRVLKEAAQSAVREQVGRSDLDTVLNARSELTVTVRQRLQASLQDYRTGLVVTELNLPNARPPDEVKDAFDEVQRAAADKTTAINQAQAYAKQVVPEARGEASRVRTAAEGYKTSSVARAEGDANRFSLLVEQYKAAPDVTRKRLWLDTLQEVLSDNRKIIGGDSRQLIYVPMPDKRSGPAATGAPLLTPDLLPPTITTEPGDSGRGARPTRPTGRDEVTR, via the coding sequence ATGGCCTGGAATACACCCGGTAGTGACAATTCCGGCGGTTCGAATGGTCGAACCCCGCGGCGCAGACCCAATGGCCGCGGCCTGGATGCCTTGCTCGACCCCTTGCGTGGCCTCTTCGGCGGCGGCGCGGGCGGTGGCGGCAACATCCTGCGCTGGGTCGGCATAGTCGTTGGCCTGTGGCTGGTCTTCAACTGCTTCGTGCTGGTGACCGAGCAGGAGCGCGGCGTGGTCCTGCGCTTCGGCCAGTTCTCGCGCGTGCTGCAGCCGGGCCCGCACTTCAAGGCGCCGTGGCCGATCGAGCGAGTGACCAAGGTCAACGCCACCCAGAGCAACGCCTACAGCGATACCGTGCCGGTGTTCACCCGTGACGCCAACATGGTGAACGTCGAGATCAACGTGCAGTACCGCATCGGCGATCCGCAGCTGTACCTGTTCGGTTCGCGCGATGCCGATCGCGTGCTGAAGGAAGCCGCACAGAGTGCCGTGCGCGAACAGGTCGGCCGTTCCGATCTGGACACCGTGCTCAACGCGCGTTCGGAGCTGACCGTCACCGTGCGCCAGCGCCTGCAGGCTTCCTTGCAGGACTACCGCACCGGCCTGGTCGTGACCGAGCTGAACCTGCCCAACGCGCGTCCGCCGGACGAGGTCAAGGACGCGTTCGACGAAGTCCAGCGCGCCGCTGCAGACAAGACCACCGCGATCAACCAGGCCCAGGCCTACGCCAAGCAGGTCGTGCCGGAAGCACGCGGTGAGGCATCGCGCGTGCGCACCGCGGCCGAAGGCTACAAGACCTCCTCGGTCGCCCGCGCCGAAGGTGACGCCAACCGCTTCTCGCTGCTGGTCGAGCAGTACAAGGCCGCGCCGGATGTCACCCGCAAGCGCCTGTGGCTGGACACGCTGCAGGAAGTGCTGAGCGACAACCGCAAGATCATCGGCGGCGATTCGCGCCAGCTGATCTACGTGCCGATGCCCGACAAGCGCAGCGGCCCGGCCGCGACGGGTGCCCCGTTGCTGACGCCGGACCTGCTGCCCCCGACCATTACCACCGAGCCCGGCGACAGCGGTCGCGGCGCACGACCGACCCGGCCGACCGGTCGCGATGAGGTGACGCGATGA
- the hflX gene encoding ribosome rescue GTPase HflX, producing the protein MFERSRKGEHALLIQPHAGGPPDEGLLEEFADLARSAGATVAAVLTARIDRPNAAMLIGSGKLEEVKAAAEATGADLILINHPLSPGQERNLERELKRRVVDRTGLILDIFAQRAHSHDGKLQVELAQLKHMATRLVRGWTHLERQRGGSIGLRGPGETQLETDRRLLQKRLEQLQKRLEKVEVQRTQMRRARMRSEMPRVALVGYTNAGKSTLFNAMTGAEAYAADQLFATLDPTVRRIELSGGNVVLADTVGFVRDLPHELVAAFRSTLSEAREADLLIHLVDAADPLRDERIAQVDAVLKDIGAGDLPQLLVFNKIDKLGEGADGAEPVQPRLDRPAEGRMRVWLSARDGRGLDLLREGLAEALELRHVSGELRLPPQAARLRARLHELGAVRGEDHDEHGWVINVDLALADAQRLFVQAHGEVLRPLLPPEESDDAA; encoded by the coding sequence TTGTTTGAAAGATCCCGCAAAGGCGAACACGCACTACTGATCCAGCCCCATGCCGGCGGTCCGCCGGACGAGGGCCTGCTGGAGGAGTTCGCCGACCTGGCCCGCTCGGCCGGTGCCACGGTGGCGGCGGTGCTGACCGCGCGCATCGACCGCCCGAATGCGGCGATGCTGATCGGCAGCGGCAAGCTGGAAGAGGTCAAGGCCGCGGCCGAAGCCACCGGCGCCGACCTGATCCTGATCAACCATCCGCTCTCGCCCGGCCAGGAGCGCAACCTCGAGCGCGAACTCAAGCGCCGCGTGGTCGACCGCACCGGCCTGATCCTCGACATCTTTGCCCAGCGTGCGCACAGCCACGACGGCAAGCTGCAGGTCGAGCTTGCGCAGCTCAAGCACATGGCCACGCGACTGGTGCGCGGCTGGACCCACCTGGAGCGCCAGCGCGGTGGTTCGATCGGCCTGCGCGGCCCGGGTGAAACCCAGCTGGAAACCGACCGCCGCCTGCTGCAGAAGCGCCTTGAACAATTGCAGAAGCGCCTGGAGAAGGTCGAAGTGCAGCGCACCCAGATGCGCCGCGCGCGCATGCGCAGCGAGATGCCGCGCGTGGCCCTCGTCGGCTATACCAACGCCGGCAAGTCGACGCTGTTCAATGCCATGACCGGCGCGGAGGCCTACGCCGCCGACCAGTTGTTTGCCACGCTCGACCCGACCGTGCGTCGCATCGAGTTGTCGGGCGGCAACGTGGTGCTGGCCGACACCGTCGGCTTCGTCCGCGACCTGCCGCACGAACTGGTGGCCGCGTTCCGCTCGACGTTGTCGGAAGCGCGCGAGGCCGATCTGCTGATCCACTTGGTCGACGCCGCCGATCCGCTGCGCGACGAGCGCATCGCCCAGGTCGACGCCGTGCTCAAGGACATCGGCGCCGGCGACCTGCCGCAACTGCTGGTGTTCAACAAGATCGACAAGCTCGGCGAAGGCGCCGATGGCGCCGAGCCGGTGCAACCGCGCCTGGACCGCCCGGCCGAAGGTCGCATGCGGGTATGGCTGTCCGCGCGCGATGGCCGCGGCCTGGACCTGCTGCGCGAAGGCCTGGCCGAAGCGCTGGAACTGCGCCACGTCAGTGGCGAGCTGCGCCTGCCGCCGCAGGCCGCGCGCCTGCGTGCACGACTGCACGAGCTGGGCGCGGTTCGCGGCGAGGATCACGACGAACACGGCTGGGTCATCAACGTCGACCTGGCGCTGGCCGATGCACAGCGGCTGTTCGTACAGGCGCACGGCGAGGTCCTCAGGCCCCTTTTGCCGCCCGAAGAGAGCGATGATGCCGCCTGA
- the hfq gene encoding RNA chaperone Hfq, giving the protein MSKGQSLQDPFLNALRRERVPVSVYLVNGIKLQGTIESFDQFVVLLRNTVSQMVYKHAISTVVPARNVRVGPGGGYVQSSEGEGEGHADETE; this is encoded by the coding sequence ATGTCCAAGGGACAATCTTTGCAGGATCCTTTCCTGAATGCGTTGCGCCGCGAACGCGTGCCGGTTTCGGTTTACCTGGTCAACGGCATCAAGCTGCAAGGCACCATCGAGTCGTTCGACCAGTTCGTGGTGCTGTTGCGCAACACCGTGAGCCAGATGGTCTACAAGCACGCGATCTCCACCGTCGTGCCGGCGCGCAATGTCCGCGTCGGGCCGGGCGGCGGCTACGTGCAGTCCTCCGAGGGCGAAGGCGAAGGCCACGCCGACGAGACCGAGTAA
- the miaA gene encoding tRNA (adenosine(37)-N6)-dimethylallyltransferase MiaA, whose protein sequence is MPADSRPIAIALMGPTASGKTALALEWARRHGGEIVSVDSALVYRRLDIGAAKPSADELARVPHHLVDLREPWQPYSAAEFAVDARRALEDIVARGRLPILAGGTGLYFHALLQGLSPMPEADPATRAQLEAEAGERGWAALHAELATIDPVAAARIHATDAQRIQRALEVYRLSGRSISDWRRDRAQVPRLPLRVLKLVLAPDDRALLHARIERRFDQMLADGFLDEVRTLRALPELAAQPRPLELPALRAVGYRQAWEHLDGATPVARMRELGIFATRQLAKRQLTWLRGELDAQWFDPQLQRPALEQARAMFMGV, encoded by the coding sequence ATGCCTGCTGATTCGCGCCCGATCGCGATTGCCCTGATGGGCCCGACCGCTTCGGGCAAGACCGCGCTTGCGCTGGAATGGGCGCGGCGCCACGGCGGCGAGATCGTCAGTGTCGATTCCGCCCTGGTCTATCGCCGGCTCGACATCGGCGCAGCCAAGCCCAGTGCCGACGAACTGGCCCGCGTTCCGCACCACCTGGTCGACCTGCGCGAACCCTGGCAGCCGTATTCCGCCGCCGAGTTCGCCGTGGACGCACGGCGGGCCCTGGAGGACATCGTCGCCCGCGGGCGCTTGCCGATCCTCGCCGGCGGTACCGGACTGTACTTCCACGCGCTGCTGCAAGGGCTGTCGCCGATGCCGGAGGCCGACCCGGCCACGCGCGCGCAGCTGGAGGCCGAGGCGGGCGAGCGTGGGTGGGCGGCGCTGCACGCCGAACTGGCCACGATCGACCCGGTGGCCGCGGCCCGTATCCATGCCACCGATGCTCAGCGGATCCAGCGTGCGCTGGAGGTCTACCGGCTGTCCGGCCGCAGCATCAGCGACTGGCGGCGCGACCGCGCGCAGGTGCCGCGCCTGCCGCTGCGGGTGCTCAAGCTGGTGCTGGCACCGGACGACCGAGCGCTGCTGCACGCGCGCATCGAGCGCCGCTTCGACCAGATGCTGGCCGATGGCTTCCTCGACGAGGTCAGGACCCTGCGCGCATTGCCGGAACTGGCCGCGCAGCCGCGGCCCCTGGAGCTGCCGGCCTTGCGCGCGGTCGGGTACCGCCAGGCCTGGGAGCATCTGGACGGGGCCACCCCGGTGGCACGGATGCGTGAGCTGGGCATCTTCGCCACGCGCCAGCTGGCCAAGCGCCAGCTGACCTGGCTGCGCGGCGAGCTGGACGCGCAATGGTTCGACCCGCAATTGCAGCGTCCCGCGCTGGAGCAGGCCAGGGCAATGTTCATGGGCGTTTGA